Sequence from the Azospirillum formosense genome:
CCTCCTCGCAGCCGGTCACCACCACATAGACCGGCAGGGCGAAGCCCAGCGTGCGCTGGATCTCCCACAGCCGGGCGTACAGCTCCGTCCCGCGCGCGGTGGCGCGGCGCACGTCGTCCAGCTCGGCCAGCGGGATGGTCAGGATCAGCCCGTCGGCGGGCAGCATCGGGCGGCGGCGGCCCAGCAGGTCCAGCACGCCGGCCCAGGCGGCGCGGGGATCGTCGACGTCGATGACCACCGCCCGGTCGTAGAAGCGCCAGGAGAAGCCCGCGTGCCGCTCGGCGGTCACCGGGGGACGCACCTCGTCCGCGCAGGACAGCAGGCCGGCGTCGTCCGACGCGGCGACGCCGGTGCGCAGGTACCAGGGCACCAGATAGACGTTGCGCGACAGCGTCTCGCGGTAGGCCGCCAGACCGTCGCGGAACAGGCGTCGGATGTCGCGAAGGGTGACGTCGGGCGCGGTGGCGGCCAGCGCCGGGACCGCCCCGCCCTCCTCCGCCGTCGCGTCGGGCGGCGGCAGGGCCGCCGGTTCCGCCGGGGCGGGCGCTGCGGCGCTGCGGGCGCGCAGCAGGATCGCCGCCATCACAGCGATGATCAGCAGCACGAGGACGAGAAGCCCCGCGAAGACCCAGATCTGGTTGCCGGCGATGCCGGACAGGACCGCTGCCAGGAGTTCCATGACCGTCCTCTCCCGTCAGCGGGTCACGCGGACGGATGCCTGAAGCACCGCGTCCGCCGCGTTGGAAAGCTGCGCGGTGGACATCCACCAGAGCGCCTGCCCCAGCACCAGCCACAGCCCGGCGATGGCCCCCAGCACCAGCGGCCAGCGCGGCCCGCGCGCCAGCGTGCGCGCCTTGCCGTCGGTCAGCGTGTAGGCGTAGGCGGCGGGGATCAGCGTCCGCCCGCCCGGCAGCACGCCCGCGCCCAGCTCGGACTCGCGGCCGGCGATGAACTCGAACAGCCGGGCGCTGTAGTCGCGCAGGGTGGACTCGCCGCCCGGCACCCGGCAGCGCCCCTTGAAGCCCATGCCGAGCACGCAGAGATAGACCGCCGCCAGTTGGACCAGCCGCCGGTCGTTGCTGGCGAGCAGCGCCTCCATCCGGTCGAACACCCGCTCGCCGGCCAGCCGGGTGCGGAACACCGCCTGCTCCAGCAGCACGCTGCGCCACAACTCCCGCCCGTTCCATTCCACGTCGTGGATGAACAGGTCGTCGGCCAGCGCCGCCATGGCGTATTGCGCCTCGCGGTGCTGGCTGATCATCAGGTCGGTGCCGGTGCGCCCGACCTGGACCGCCTGGGCCTCCAGGAAGTCCTGAAGGCGGCGGATGATGATCTCGGCGTCGGGCTCCAGCGCCAGGGCCGGCACCGCCGCGGCACCGCCGCGCGGCGCCGGGATCGACAGGGCGTCCTCGGTCAGGAAGGCCGGCAGGCTGTCCGCCGTCTCCCCCGCGGGGCCCTCGGGCTTCGCGGCGGCGGCGGAGCGGCCCGCCCCGACCGCGGCGCGGTGCTTTTGAAGTTCCCGCGCGAAGGCGAGGAAGTGATCGACCAGATCCCGGCGGTGCAGCATGGCGGTCATTCCCAGCCTCAGGCGCTGACGAAGAGGGTGATCTCGACGGGGCGGAAGCGGCTGCCCAGCGAGTCCGGGTTCCAGATCTCCAGCCGCTCGCCGGGGACGATGTAGCGGGGATCGACCTTGATCTCGAACGGCACCACGCCGCGCGGAGCGGCCACGCCGCCCTCACCGCTGTCGTCCAGCGCGACGCGCTCGGCCCCCTTGACGCGCAGGCCGGACAGCGTCTCCAGCCGCGAGCGCGAGGCGACGATGCAGTTCTCCATCCAGGCCGCGACCTCGCTGACCGGGGCGGAGGCCGGGCCACGCACCCCGACGACCAGCCGGCCCTTCAGCCAGGCCTCGTCCATCGGCAGCCCGAACATGCCATCCTCGAAGGTGAAGGGAATGCGGGCGACGCCCTCCTTCACGCGGTCGATCATGCGCAGGATGAAGTCGCGCACCTCGCCGAAGCTCGCCATCGGGTCGTCGTGGTCGTAGCGCGACAGCTTGGCCGGCACGGCGCCGCTGGCGAAGGCCGACAGGTGCCCGGCGAGCGTGCACAGCGACATGTAGACGTCGAACGGGTGGCAGACGCCGACGCCGAGCTGCGCCTCCAGCGGCGGCAGGCCGGTGACGAGGCTGCGGATCTCCGCCCGCGCGGCCTCGGCCAGCTCCGTCGCCGGGTTGCCGTTGCCGACGCCGGAGCGTTCGGCCAGGAACAGCGCCTTCTCGCGCACGCGCCGCACCACCTCCGCCCCCAGACGGCCGAGCGGCGCGTTGGCGGCGACGGTCAGCGCCGGCGGCACGAAGTCGGTCAGCACGAAGGCGTCGTTGCGGAAGGTCGCCTGCGCGACCGGCATGGAGACGAACTTCTGCGGAGGCTTCTGCGTCGGGCCGGTGGTGGCGAACAGCGCCAGCCGCGGGCGCAGCCGGGCGATGGACAGCTCCTCCCCGCCGTGCTGGTCGGCGACCGGCGCGCCCTCGACCGAGACGTAGCGCGGCGTCTCCCCCGGCCCCGGCGCGCGGTCGCCGCGCGCGGCGGGCACGATCAGGTGGATGGTGATCTGCGTCTGCCCCACCGGGTCGGCGTAGGCGGAGATGTCCACCTCCAGCGGCTCGTCGATCCCGGCGCGGTAGTCCACGACGAGGCCGTCGGGCAGGATCGCCTCCAGCTCCCGCACCTGGACCAGCCCGGAGACGAGCTGCACCCGGTCGACCTGGAGGTGGACGACGCCCCAATGGAAGGGCCGCGCCTGCCGGACATGGTAGGTCAGCTGCCGCTCGTGCCGCAGCGCCTGCTGCTGGAAATGCTGCGGGGCCAGCAGCATCCCGTCGTGCCAGTCGATGGCGTCGGGAATGTCGCGCGCCTCGGTCATGCGGTCCTCACGGAGAAGGAAAGAACATCACGGAACCAGTTCGACATCCTTGTCCCCGGCGGTGAGGGTCAGCGTTCGTGTGTCGGGCACGCGCAGGCGGTGCGGCCCCGGCGTGGCGTAGTTGGCGAAGACCAGCAGGGCCCAGGCCGGCTCGCCCGGCGGCAGGTCCGTCTTCAGAATCTGGCCGGGGACCAGCTCCCAGCTCGTCACGCCGAGCGTGGTCGGATGGTCGCGCATGGACTGCTCGCGCTGGCCGAACCACTCCGCGGCGGTCAGCGCCCCAAGCTTGTCCACCAGCGCCTTGTCGCGGACGGCGACGAGGTCGATGGCAACCGGCGTGGTGTCGTTGGCAGCCGGGGCGACCGTGAAGGACACGCTGTCCAGCGCGGCGCGCGGCTTGTCCGCGCACCCCGCGGCCAGCAGCGCCAGCGCCAGCGCCAGCACGCCGGCCGTTCCCAATCGCGTTCCCGATCCTTTTCCGTTCACCAAACTCATGGCGTTCAGCGCTCTCCCGCTTCGGCAAGGGTGACGACGGTTCCGGACACTCCGTTGGCCCGCGTCAGCGCGTCCAGCGCGCGGGCGGCCTCGTCGGCGGCGGCGTAGCGCCCGGTGCGCACGGCGTAGGGGGCGTTGCCGCCCGGCAGCGGCGCAAAATCGACCGTGCCGCGCACGCCGCGCTGGGCGGCGGCGGCGGCGAAGGACTCCGCGTTGGCCGGGGTGGCGAAGCGCCCGAGTTCGATGGCGTAGTGGCGGACCGGCGCCGCGCCATCCTCCTTCAGAGCGTCCAGCCGGTCGTTCAGCGTGTCCTCGACGAGGCCTTCCACGCTGTTGCCGGCGAATTCGGTGACGCGGTAGCCGGTCTTCTCGATGACGTGGGCCGCGGTGCCGGCCATCCAGCCGGGCAGGAAGCGGCGGGCCGCGTCCGCGGCGCCGCGGGTCATCGGCTCGGTGGCCGAGATCGCCCGTCCGCGCGCCTCGTCGCTGAAGATGTCCGCCGTCTCGATGACGCCCTGGCGGGCCTCGAAGCTGTCGGCGACGCTGCTCCGCGCCATCGCGCCCAGTCCGCCTCCAGCGGCGGGCGCCCCGGCGGTCTTCGCCGCGGTCGTGGCGGCCGGGGACGACGCGGCCACCACCGGCGCGTCGCCGCCGGTGAGGACCAGCGCCGCCATCACCGCGCCGAGCAGCAGGGCCACGACGGTCAGCACGGCGACGCCGGCGGCCAGAGCCGCCACCTGCCATCGTCCGAGCGTGATCGTGGTCATCGCGGGAAATCCTGGGGAAGAAACCGTCGGGCGGACCGTCCGCCGTGCAGGGCGGCGGCCCAGCCTGATAGAAGCATCCCGGCGGTCCAAATCCGCGCGCTGTCTGGTTCGTTCTGGCGTAGTCCCGCGGGGGTTTCGCGGCGATGGCCCGGAGGCCCGCCCCGTCCTGCGGAGAAGCCCGCAAATCCGGTGGGTTACCCCGTTGGTCCGAACTGGATCATTCGCCGCCGCCAGCCTTCGCGGACGGAGCGGCGGGAAGCGGTTCCTCGACCACCACGCCGCCGATCCCGGCGGTCCGCTCGAAGGAGGGGCGGCGCGCCTCGGCCTGCCAGCGGTCGGCGAA
This genomic interval carries:
- a CDS encoding DotU family type IV/VI secretion system protein, which produces MTAMLHRRDLVDHFLAFARELQKHRAAVGAGRSAAAAKPEGPAGETADSLPAFLTEDALSIPAPRGGAAAVPALALEPDAEIIIRRLQDFLEAQAVQVGRTGTDLMISQHREAQYAMAALADDLFIHDVEWNGRELWRSVLLEQAVFRTRLAGERVFDRMEALLASNDRRLVQLAAVYLCVLGMGFKGRCRVPGGESTLRDYSARLFEFIAGRESELGAGVLPGGRTLIPAAYAYTLTDGKARTLARGPRWPLVLGAIAGLWLVLGQALWWMSTAQLSNAADAVLQASVRVTR
- the tssK gene encoding type VI secretion system baseplate subunit TssK, which produces MTEARDIPDAIDWHDGMLLAPQHFQQQALRHERQLTYHVRQARPFHWGVVHLQVDRVQLVSGLVQVRELEAILPDGLVVDYRAGIDEPLEVDISAYADPVGQTQITIHLIVPAARGDRAPGPGETPRYVSVEGAPVADQHGGEELSIARLRPRLALFATTGPTQKPPQKFVSMPVAQATFRNDAFVLTDFVPPALTVAANAPLGRLGAEVVRRVREKALFLAERSGVGNGNPATELAEAARAEIRSLVTGLPPLEAQLGVGVCHPFDVYMSLCTLAGHLSAFASGAVPAKLSRYDHDDPMASFGEVRDFILRMIDRVKEGVARIPFTFEDGMFGLPMDEAWLKGRLVVGVRGPASAPVSEVAAWMENCIVASRSRLETLSGLRVKGAERVALDDSGEGGVAAPRGVVPFEIKVDPRYIVPGERLEIWNPDSLGSRFRPVEITLFVSA
- a CDS encoding SPOR domain-containing protein encodes the protein MTTITLGRWQVAALAAGVAVLTVVALLLGAVMAALVLTGGDAPVVAASSPAATTAAKTAGAPAAGGGLGAMARSSVADSFEARQGVIETADIFSDEARGRAISATEPMTRGAADAARRFLPGWMAGTAAHVIEKTGYRVTEFAGNSVEGLVEDTLNDRLDALKEDGAAPVRHYAIELGRFATPANAESFAAAAAQRGVRGTVDFAPLPGGNAPYAVRTGRYAAADEAARALDALTRANGVSGTVVTLAEAGER